The genomic window ATTGCGCCCGTGTAGAAACTGGCGATTTGGTTGTTGTCCTGGTCGGTGCTCACGAAGAACGACGCCGTGAACAGGTCGGGAATCTCGCGGATGAGGGACGTGTCTATCCCGTGCTGTTCCAGCCAGGCGCGGTAGTCGGAGAAGTCCTGCCCCACGGTGCCCATGACGGCGGGCCGCTCGCCCAGCAGGGCCAGCGAGTAGGCGATGTTCGGCGCGCAGCCGCCGCGCTCCTTGCGCATGGAGTCCACCAGAAAACTCACGCTGAGCATGTGAATCTTGTCGGGCAGGATGTGATCCTTGAACCGACCGGGGAAGGACATGATGTAGTCAAAGGCGATGGAGCCTGTAACGACAATGCGCATGCTTACGACACTCCGAACTTTTGTCGGGCGAGGTGCGACACCTGCGCCGTGGTCGCCAGCACCTTCTCGGCCGCCGCCTCGGATAGGGAGCCGGTGCCACACGACGGCGTGATGAGGCTGGATTCCACGATCTTGTCCAGCGGGATGCCCTTGGCCACCAGCAGTTGCATGGCCTGTTCCAGACGCTCCAGTAGGTGCTCGGGCGTTTCGCCGAAGATGACCTCACTGGCGGGGACGATGCCCCACGCGATGATCCCGCCGCGATTCAGGAACGCCTTGACGTCGTCGGCGTAGAGGGCCAGGGTCTCGGCGTAACCGTAGGCGTCCAGGTTGAGGATGTGAATGGACGTGGCGAGCAGCAGTGACCAGTCGGTGTTGCCGCAACAGTGCACGCCCTTGATGCCCTCAAGGCCCGCGAGCACTTCCTCCATGAGGGTGATGGCCTGCTCGCGGCTGAGGGAGACGTAGGCCGAGCCGAAGGAACTCATGTAGGGTTCGTCTATGAACGTGATGACCTTCGGCGAGAGTTTCTGCAACTGCTTCTCCTGCCAGTGCGCTTTCAGCCGCAGGTGCTTGGCCACGGCGTCGGCCAGAATCTCGTCGTACAGAACGGGGCGGCGGTTCTGATCCACCACCACAAGCCCCCACGAGACCGGGCCGGTAACCTGCCCCTTGACGGCGGTCAGGCCGGGCAGCGGGCGGCTGACGAGTTCGGGAAGCCCGGCCGCGTACTCCTTGCCGATGGCTCCGTGCTCCAGGTCGTTCTTGAGATAGGCGACGTACAGCGCCTCCAGCGGCTCGTCCAGGTCCTGATCGCGATCCACGTAGATGCGCTCTTGCTCCAGCACGACGCCGGGGAATCGCTCGCTGTACTGCACGTACATGTTCTCCAGGAACGAACGCTTGGGCAATTGCGGCCATGTGGGAATCTGGGGGAAGTTCTTGAGCACCAGGTCGCAGGCCTGTTTCGGGTCGCGGTGTGGGACGCTGCCCACGGACATCGGCAGGAGTCGGGGTTCCAGCGGTCTCATGATTCGGCCTCCATCTGCATGATTCGTCGGAGGTTCTCGTGGAAGGGCGGGCGGACGATGCCCCGTTCGGTTACGATGGCGGTTACGTAGCGGTGGGGCGTAACGTCAAAGGCGGGATTGGCGACGGCCACGCCCTGGGGCGCGATGCAGACGCCTTCCACGTGGGTTACCTCGGCGGGGCTGCGCTCCTCAATGGGCACGGCGTCGCCATGCGGCACGCTCATGTCAATGGTGGACGTGGGGGCGACGGCGTAGAACGGGACGCCGTTCTCCTTGGCCACGACGGCGATCTTGTAGGTGCCCACCTTGTTGACCACGTCGCCGTTGGCGGCGATGCGGTCAGCGCCCACCAGCACGGCCTGGATTTTGCCGGTGCGCAGAAAGTAGCCCGCGGCGTTGTCGGCGATGAGGGTTACGGGGATGCCGTCTTGCATCAACTCCCAGGCGGTGAGCCGCGCGCCCTGGGATCGGGGGCGCGTCTCGTCGGCGTACACGTGGATGCGTTTGCCCTGCTCCACGGCGGCGCGGACTACGCCCAGCGCCGTGCCGTAGTCCACCGTCGCCAGGCGGCCCGCGTTGCAGTGGGTCAGCACGGCGTCGCCGTCGCGCAGGAGTTCCGCGCCGAAGCGACCCATGCGGCGGTTGGTCTCTACATCTTCGTCAGCGATGGCCTGGGCTTCGGCCACCAGCGCCTGGGTGATTTCGGCCACGCTCTGCCCGCGCAGGGACTCGGCGCGCTTGCGCATCCTGTCCAGCGCCCAGAACAGGTTGACGGCGGTGGGGCGGGTGGCGGCGATTTCGCGCGCGGCCTCGTCCAATTCGGCCAGCAACTGCTCGGCGTCGCGAGCCTGGCTCCGCACGGCGCACAGGGCGAGGCCGAACGCAGCCGCCGCGCCGATGGCGGGCGCTCCCCGCACGGCCATGTCGCGAATCGCCTGCGCCAATTCGTGGTGATCGCGGCAGATCAGCACCTGGTACCTTTGAGGCAGCAGGCGCTGGTCAATCATGTGGATTGCGTTGTCGTGCCACTCAATGGTGCGCAACTGTCTCTCCTCGGTTTGCTCTTGGTCTTCTCGCGGGCGCGCTGCGCCGCAAAGAAAGAGGTCTCTCTTCTCTCCGAGAGAGACCTGGGCGAGGCGAGGGTATGGTATCATAGGCCTGACACTTTGTCAAAGCGGCGCCGTTGACACCCGGCGGGCGTTGGGGTTATACTGTGCGCGACGAGACTTCACATCAGCGGAGGTGCGAGATGGCGGTGAAACTGACGTACTACGGCCACGCCTGCTTCCTTGTGGAGGGCGGCGGGAGCACGATGATCATTGACCCGTTTCTGGCGGGCAACCCCACCGCGCCGGTCGGCCCGTCGCAGGTGAAGGTGGACTACGTGCTGGTCTCCCACGCGCACGGCGATCACTGGGGGGATACCGAGGCCATCGCCCGTGCCAACGACGCGCTGGTCATCGCCAATCATGAGATCAGCGTGCACGCGTCCAACCTGGGGCTGCGCGCCCACGGCTTGCACATCGGCGGCGGGTACAATTTCCCGTTCGGGCGCGTGCAACTGACCCCGGCCATGCACGGCTCTTCGTTCCCCGACGGCTCCTACGGGGGCAACCCGGCGGGCTTTCTGCTGACGCTGGAGGGCAAGCACATCTATCACGCCTGCGACACGGGGCTGTTCTACGACATGAAGTTGATCGGCGAGAAGGGCATTGACGTGGCCATCCTGCCCATCGGCGACAACTACACCATGGGGCCCGAAGACGCGCTGAAGGCCGTGCAGTTGATTCAGCCCAAAGTGGTGATCCCGATTCATTACGGGACCTTTGACATCATCAAGCAGGACCCCGAGGCGTTCAAAGCGGCCGTGGAGTCCGAGACGAGCGCCAAGTGCGTGATTCTGCGCCCGGGGGATTCGCTGACGTTGTAGGCCGGGGGCCGCGCCAGATAGCCGCATAGCCCAGAACAGCGCAAACCGCAGAGGTCGGGGACCGGCCGTGTGGCCGCGGTCCACCTCTGCGGTCGTGCATTCTCCGCGGGAGCGGTGGTGCGCCGCCGTCGTCGCTAGAACTGAATGATGGAGCGCACGTCGTAGCCCTTGAGTTTCTCCACGCCTTTGAGGAAGGTCAGGTCAATCAGGAAGGCGATGCCCACCACCTTGCCGCCGAGTTGCTCAATCAGGGTAGCCGCGGCCTTGGCCGAGCCGCCGGTGGCCAGCAGGTCGTCCACCAGCAAAACGCGCTGCCCCGGACGGATGGCATCCTTGTGCATCTCCAGCGTGTTGGTGCCGTACTCCAGGGTGTACGAGGCGCTGATGGTTTCGGCGGGCAGTTTGTTGGGCTTGCGCACGGGGACGAATCCGGCGCCCAGTTTGTAGGCCAGGGGCGCGCCGAAGATGAACCCCCGCGACTCTATGGCCGCCACCAGGTCTATCTCCATCCCCTCGTAGGGGGCCGCCATGCGGTCCACGGCCTCTCGGAACGCCGCCGGGTCATTGATCAGGGTCGTGATGTCCTTGAACAAGATGCCCTTCACGGGGAAGTCGGGGACGTCGCGAATCATTCGGGCGAGATCCATGGTTCTGTCCTCCTTGCAGTATCGGTAAGGGTGCCAGCCTGGGATTGGCCACCGCCAGGGAGAATTCTAGCCGAAAGGCCGCCGCTTGCCAAACTGCGGGCCAGGGGCGGGGCAGAGGCTATCCACGAATAACGCGAATCTACACGAATGGAGAATAATAGACACGTAGGGCGGCTTTCCATAGCCGCCGTAGGCAGGGGGCAGGTATGGAAACCTGCCCTACGCTTGCTCCGCGGTGAATCCGGTTTCGTAGGGCGGCTTTCCATAGCCGCCGAAACCTCACCCCCGGCCGCCGGCGGAGATGGGGAACGAGGGGGCGAGGTAGGTGGGCGGCCAGGCCCCATCCGCGTGGATTCACGTGATTCGCGGATGAGGTGCTGTTCGGGCGCGTTGCCCCGCCACCCAACGTGTGGTATAATGCGCCCGGAGCCACTTCGCTTCGGGAGGGAGCGTTGATCGTTGACGCCCATGTGCACGTGCACCGCCCCGAGGTTGCCGCCTGCCGGGACGAGTACTGTGCGCGCGATGACTATTTCCGACGGCTGTACGCTGCGCCTAAGACGCGCCTGGCGACCGCCGAGCAGATCATCCAGGCCATGGACGAGGACGGGGTGGACGTGGCCGTTGTGTGCGGGTTCGCCTGGCGCGACATGGGCATTTGCCGCGACGACAACGACTACGTCATGGAGGCCGTCGCGCGCTACCCGCGCCGCTTGGTGGGGCTGGCGGTGCTGAACCCGTGCGCGGCGGACGATGCAGTGTACGAGATGGAGCGCTGCGCCAAAGGCGGGCTGCGCGGCCTGGGCGAACTGATGCCCGACGGCCAGGGCTACACCCTGAGCGACGTGGAGGCCATGCGGCCCATCATGGAGGCCGCGCAACGCCTCGGCTGGGTGGTGATGACCCATTCCAACGAACAGTTGGGCCACGACTACCCCGGCAAGGGCAAGACCGGCCCGGAGGTTGTGGTGCGGTTCGCCCAGGCGTTCCCCGACGCGCGCATCATCTGCGCCCACTGGGGAGGCGGGTTGTTGTTCTACGAACTCATGCCGGAGGTGCGCGAAAGCCTGCGCAACGTGTTCTACGACACGGCAGCGTCGCCCTACCTGTACGACGACCGCATCTACCGCGTGGCGGCGGAGGTCGCGCCGGACAAGATTCTCTTCGGCACGGACTATCCGCTCCTTCGCGCACGGGCTTATCTGCGGCGAATACGGGCCGCGAATCTCGCGCCCGACGCCGAGCAGGCGCTCCTGGGCGGGAATGCCGTGCGGGTCTTCGGCATCGGAGACGGGTATGGCCGATAAGAGCGTCCGAGACTGGCAGCGCGAGGTGGACGAGTGGGTGCGCACCGTCGGGGGCGGGTATTGGTCGCCCCTGGTGAACCTGGCGCGCATCGCCGAGGAGTTGGGCGAGACCGCGCGGCTGGTGAACCACCTGTACGGCCCGAAGCCCAAGAAACCCACCGAAGCGCCCCAGGAACTGGGCATGGAACTGGCCGACATCCTGTTCGCCGTCATCTGCCTGGCCAACTCGCAGGGGATTGACCTGCAAGACAGTTTCGCGCGCGTCATGGAGAAGTACCGCGTGCGCGACAAGGACCGCTATCGCCCCGCCGGGCAGCAATCGGACAAGTCCGGGTAGGCATCCAGGCTGGCGCGCCTGGGTTCCACGGAGGTGGAGTGTGAGCGCGAACCGAAAGCGGCGCCCGTTCACTACCGCACTGCGCGCGGTGCTGTCGGTGCTGGCCGTCATTGCCGGCCTGGCGCTCCTGGGGTATTCCATCGCGACGGTGGTGCGGGGGCCTGCGGCCCGGCCCACGCCCACGCCGCGCCCGAGGCCGTCCATTGCCCTTGACCCCGCCGAGGGGTACGCGGGTACGTATGTTACCGTTACAGGCGTCAACTGGCCGCCCGGCGAGGTGGTGTACATCTACCTGTCGCCGCCGTTCCTTGAAGAGGAAGCCTACGCCTACGACGGCGCGCAGGTGGGCGCCGATGGGGCCTTCGTCGCGGCCATCGTCTTCCCGGATGATCCCGACTTGCTGGATCGCGGCGCTGTGGGGGTCGTCGCGCGCACTGCCGGTCGCCTTCAGGCCAGCGCGCCCTTCCGCGTGCGCCGCCCCACACCTATCGCGCCGACCGCGACGCCGACGCCGGTGCCCGCGCCTTCGCCCCAGCCCTCGCCGACGTCCACGCTCACCCCCACGCCGCCGGCCCCCACCGCGACGCCCGCGCCGACGCTGCAGCCCCCTGTCGCCTTTTTCGGCTGGAAGGGCGAGTACTTCAGCAACCCGACGCTGTCGGGCGAACCTACGCTCATCCGCGATGATGACATCATAGACTTCCGATGGACAACGGGATCGCCCGACCCCGCAATCCCGACCGACAACTTTTCGGTGCGCTGGACGAAGACGCTGTCTCTGGCGGCGGGCACCTACCATTTCCACGTGCGCTCGGACGACGGCTGCCGCCTGTGGGTAGATGGCAGGTTGCTGGTGGACGAGTGGCACGACAGCGCCGAGACCATCTACAGTGCGAGTATCTTCCTCGCGCAGGGGTCGCACGCGGTGGTGCTGGAATACTACGAGCGCGCGGGGTCGGCCACGGTCGCCCTGTGGTGGGACTACGAAGACGCATTCCCCAACTGGAAAGGCGAGTACTTCGCCAATCCGAACCTGTCGGGGCCGCCCGCGCTGGTGCAAGATGACGAGCAGGTGGAT from Chloroflexota bacterium includes these protein-coding regions:
- a CDS encoding metal-dependent hydrolase, which gives rise to MKLTYYGHACFLVEGGGSTMIIDPFLAGNPTAPVGPSQVKVDYVLVSHAHGDHWGDTEAIARANDALVIANHEISVHASNLGLRAHGLHIGGGYNFPFGRVQLTPAMHGSSFPDGSYGGNPAGFLLTLEGKHIYHACDTGLFYDMKLIGEKGIDVAILPIGDNYTMGPEDALKAVQLIQPKVVIPIHYGTFDIIKQDPEAFKAAVESETSAKCVILRPGDSLTL
- a CDS encoding nucleotide pyrophosphohydrolase codes for the protein MADKSVRDWQREVDEWVRTVGGGYWSPLVNLARIAEELGETARLVNHLYGPKPKKPTEAPQELGMELADILFAVICLANSQGIDLQDSFARVMEKYRVRDKDRYRPAGQQSDKSG
- a CDS encoding methionine synthase, yielding MRPLEPRLLPMSVGSVPHRDPKQACDLVLKNFPQIPTWPQLPKRSFLENMYVQYSERFPGVVLEQERIYVDRDQDLDEPLEALYVAYLKNDLEHGAIGKEYAAGLPELVSRPLPGLTAVKGQVTGPVSWGLVVVDQNRRPVLYDEILADAVAKHLRLKAHWQEKQLQKLSPKVITFIDEPYMSSFGSAYVSLSREQAITLMEEVLAGLEGIKGVHCCGNTDWSLLLATSIHILNLDAYGYAETLALYADDVKAFLNRGGIIAWGIVPASEVIFGETPEHLLERLEQAMQLLVAKGIPLDKIVESSLITPSCGTGSLSEAAAEKVLATTAQVSHLARQKFGVS
- the mtnA gene encoding S-methyl-5-thioribose-1-phosphate isomerase; amino-acid sequence: MRTIEWHDNAIHMIDQRLLPQRYQVLICRDHHELAQAIRDMAVRGAPAIGAAAAFGLALCAVRSQARDAEQLLAELDEAAREIAATRPTAVNLFWALDRMRKRAESLRGQSVAEITQALVAEAQAIADEDVETNRRMGRFGAELLRDGDAVLTHCNAGRLATVDYGTALGVVRAAVEQGKRIHVYADETRPRSQGARLTAWELMQDGIPVTLIADNAAGYFLRTGKIQAVLVGADRIAANGDVVNKVGTYKIAVVAKENGVPFYAVAPTSTIDMSVPHGDAVPIEERSPAEVTHVEGVCIAPQGVAVANPAFDVTPHRYVTAIVTERGIVRPPFHENLRRIMQMEAES
- a CDS encoding adenine phosphoribosyltransferase yields the protein MDLARMIRDVPDFPVKGILFKDITTLINDPAAFREAVDRMAAPYEGMEIDLVAAIESRGFIFGAPLAYKLGAGFVPVRKPNKLPAETISASYTLEYGTNTLEMHKDAIRPGQRVLLVDDLLATGGSAKAAATLIEQLGGKVVGIAFLIDLTFLKGVEKLKGYDVRSIIQF
- a CDS encoding amidohydrolase; the protein is MIVDAHVHVHRPEVAACRDEYCARDDYFRRLYAAPKTRLATAEQIIQAMDEDGVDVAVVCGFAWRDMGICRDDNDYVMEAVARYPRRLVGLAVLNPCAADDAVYEMERCAKGGLRGLGELMPDGQGYTLSDVEAMRPIMEAAQRLGWVVMTHSNEQLGHDYPGKGKTGPEVVVRFAQAFPDARIICAHWGGGLLFYELMPEVRESLRNVFYDTAASPYLYDDRIYRVAAEVAPDKILFGTDYPLLRARAYLRRIRAANLAPDAEQALLGGNAVRVFGIGDGYGR